DNA sequence from the Acanthochromis polyacanthus isolate Apoly-LR-REF ecotype Palm Island chromosome 5, KAUST_Apoly_ChrSc, whole genome shotgun sequence genome:
aaaaaaatacacagttaatgagatttcctatgtgtccagactttagggacaccctgtatgtaTACAAAGATCCAGAAAAGTAGattatgcttcaaatgctgttaaatTTCAACCTGAAGACAACATGAAAGCAACTTGCAACATAGCACATagaccgatcagccacaacatcatGACCACTCACATGGTGAAGTGAAttacatcgatcatcttgttataatgcaacgctctgctgggaaaccttgagtcctgacattcttgtggatgtttgacatgtaccacccacctaaacactgcaggtcaacCAACCCCTCAAACCCACATGGCACCAGCAGTTCTTGATGCCAGTTaacaccctcagcaggacaatacACCAAGACACaccgcaaaaactgctcaggagtgacccggggaacatgacagagaaaagCTGTTCACACAAGTTCCACATTCCTCAGATCCAAATCTttttgagcatctgtgggatgtgtcaGGACAGGGCTGATCTAGGTGTATAATTACAGTATATGTATAATTACAATATGTAGACCGCTATGCACTCCAgtttatgtagccctgtgaATGAGTCCATGCGTCATCATTTTGACATGTTGAAACAACAAATAATGGAAGCTTGGCTTGTGATACTTATCATacatcaaattctactgatgttaaaGGCttcaaaaaaaacttgaaaattaacatttttgcaccttttttttcattttcagtgactaataattaaaaatgcgGCCTCTGCTGGAGCAGCTGAATCCTTTGGAAATAATTTTATCTGTGTCACACCAAGTTTAATGGCTATGGGCACTATATTTATGGAGATACTGAAAAGGTTCCCATGTAAgatgtgaaaatgcaaaaattcctAGGTCTGAAAATAcatgaaatctgtaaaattcagttaaatattttaaagaatttagTTGTTTTGGGTCCCAAACAACAAATAAGTGAACAAAATATGAACACAGCAACATAAAGCCTTACATACTGACACAGACTGACCCTAACATGGTCAGTAAGGTCCCCAGAACCAGTCATCCTAACACTACACAGCAGAGTGTTACGTATTTGAACGAAGTAAAGCTTTATGACCAGCATCACTTGTGTGGGGATGTATATGAACAAACAGGTAGGTGATCAAAAAGAAGGAGCTCTAAAGGGCATCAGACATACCCAGAGGATGCTTGGACAATGCAGGCACGGAGGTTGCAGACAGTGTTAAGCCCTTGGGTGCTTCAGTCTCACTGCTAGGCTGTGCCAAGAAGCGGACCTCCTGAGGAAGTGGCTGGGAAGGTGTAGCGTTCAAACCTGAAGGTGGATACAGTCACAGGACAATAAGATGCCTTGAAGTTGTATTTCAAGCTAATGCAGAGTGACTTGTTATACTTATCTGCACATACACAGCTGGATTACGTTTCACTCTGACGGCTGACGtagaaatgttgtgtttgtaaGGAAATGTTATCCTCACCTTTAAGGAGGTTGGTCTCTATGCTGTCCCGAACGAGCTTCCAGTGAACCCCGGACGGTTTGTAGACACAAAACAGGCCTTCTAACCTCCGAAACATTCGAACAGCTGGAGTTGCCATTGTGGTAGCAACGAGAGGCAATCCCGACTTTTTGAAACTAAAATGACATCGCGTTTGTTTGTTCACGGGTcgtagttgttttgtttggcAGCTTTTCCAACATGACTTTACCGCATGTGACCTTTAGCGCATGCGTGCATGATGGGGCTTCAAGCTTTGATTCCTGCTTACTGCCGCCTGCTGGACGGGATGTATAACACTGCACTGTAAACAATGCATAAGTGAATGGAGAGGGCGCATAGCAGTCAACACAATGATAAAAACAGTTGCTGAACTATAGCTGAGAAGAACTTGGGAGGTAGAAAATTAATCATTATGAATTTTAATAGAGCAGAATGACCACGGAAGGAGCTAACACTCCAATAGACGGCAACAGCAGAGCTCTGGCTCCATGCAGCGAAGAAGAAGCGAAAGCGAGGTAGCTAACTTGGGCTAACCTTGTTACTGACCGCTGTGAGGACTTGACTTTGGTAACGTTACAACCTTTGTAAGTTAATATCTTTGTTGGTGTAGTTCTCTAGCATAGCGACACGAGGTTGACATGTAGGTAGGCACAAAGTGACCGACCGTAACGTTGGATAGCGGTAATTAAACGTTAAAGAAGGTTCCCGGGTTCGTCAGTCGGTTTTAAGTCTCGGTCAGAACTTGTAACCAAGACGACGGCGACTTGTAGTTAGGTGATGTCACGTAGTTACTGTCCCCACGTGTGTTATTAACGGGATTTAATTAAACACTATTTGGAATGTGATCGCCAGATTTCTGGTTCACTGTAGCGAAAACACAAATGAAGTAACACATCAGTTAGCATCAATAGCTACTTTCTATACTGCTGTAGTGCATGCTGGGATTGCCTTATGTACAGTTGCTGTTGTTCCAAAGCACAGAGCAAAACGAGAGAGGAGGCTAGAGCAAGACTGGAAATAAAGTGTCAATGTTATGTTTGCAGAAATGTTATGCAGTTGCCATGCATTAGCAAGGTATTGTGATTGGCTGAACCTACATATGGATATGTTCACAGATGGTTTATGTAAATTCACTATGccatatatgtacatatatatttgTAGATTCGTCATGCCTGGTAAATTGTCTTTATGAGACATTTATTAtcgcatttttatttattagtcCTATTGTACTTTTGCAACTCTTGTCCTGCTTCTTTCATGCCTTATCTGTATGAAGTTCTAACGTGTGAATTTGCCctgagggatcaataaagtcagtcttatctttattttattttattccctTGGCTTTGCCAGCATTCTCTCCAGCTTATCCTGTGTAAAGTGCACCAGACAGTGTTTAAGGGGCACATGCAATCAGAAGTGCATGTAATATATTGACAACAGTAGGGTCAAGTTAACCAAGTAGGGTCAAGCGTTAAGCTTAAGTTTGGTTTAGCTGGTGAGTAATTTGATTTCATTCAGCCAACAAGCTAGACAGTGAGCATTTTAGATAATACGAACTGAAGCAAATTGGAAGTCTAACAATGAATTCAAGTTACAGTATTACTGGAAGAATGGTTATATGAGACAGTATTTTGCATGTCAGTTTGAGCTATATGCCTAATTATTGTAAGGAAAGACATCCAGCTGCTTTAAACAGACTGGAAGCTAAAAAATATATAGCAATTTTTTGtacaaactgcacaaaaatcTGTCATACTGTAGATGAAAATTTCCACAATTCAATCTGTGTGAAAGAAATTGTCTGTTGTCATCTCACAGCCACCCTGCAATGTATAACCCTGGATCAAACAACAGCGATaccacattttaaatgcattattttatttctggtgCACTGCTGTGTTGGGTCCATGCTTCTAATGCATGGTGACTCACTGTCTAATGTAGCAATGCTTGTTTGTTTCACCCCCTTTTCCTGCAATGACAAGTCAACGTGTCAAAATTTGTCCCATCAAATGCTACAGTGTAGAAGGTGTTCAAGTCTGTCTGGGTAGCTCCATGAGAAGCAGCCTGGTTAGGGTGCTTTTATTGAACACACTGTTAAGTTGtcctctgtctttgtcttcCTTGTACAGGTGTAATGCGAGCTCCTCTGCGCTGGGTGCTATGGGATGTGAAAGACACCCTGCTGAAGGTGCGCACATCTGTGGGAGAGCAGTACTGTAGGGAGGCTGAGAGAATGGGCCTTAGCCTCAATCCTGTGGAGGTCGACACTGCTTTCTGCCAGGCGTATCGACATTATTCCAGCAAATACCCAAACTACGGCGTCACTCAGGGTCTGAATGGAAAGACGTGGTGGATGGGCGTGGTGCGGGACACTCTCTCACAGTGCAGAGTACAGGAACCTGCTCTGCTCAACACCGTGGCTCACAATCTCTACCATCACTTCAGCAGTGCAGAAAACTGGGAGGTAAATGTTGGTTCACACAAATTTCTATTTGAAAAAGCACGTTTGTTTTGTGAATGATGATGTGTGCTTCTATTATGAATTCAATTTTAAAGAATACCTCACAAAGAAAGTATTatttctgttggtttgtctttttgttgtttttataatttttaatgCCACCATCAATAATGTTTCTTCCTAATGGAGAAAATGTGTACATAGTCTTTATGGATCTGCTTTAAAGGATCTGCTTTCCAAAGGAGTTTGAACATTTTGAATGTTGATCCTGATGTTTGTCATCTTCATCACTGTTCAGAATGTTGTATATACTGAAGCTGTCACAATAAACAGTGTAATGTTCTTATGTTTCAGGTATTTCCAGATTCAAAGAAGGCCTTAGAGAGTTGTTCTTCTCTCGGGCTGAAGCTGGGTGTGGTATCCAACTTTGACAACCGTTTAGAAGCAATTTTACGTGGTTGTGGGCTGCTGTCATACTTCAGCTTTTTAATAACATCAGAGGAAGCCGGTGTGGCAAAGCCCAGTCCAGCCATCTTTGATCAGGCCCTGCAGAAATGCGGCGTACCAGCTGACAGCATAGCTCATGTTGGGGACCATTATGTGAAGGATTACCTCACCTCCAGGTCTGTAGGCATCCACGGGTTCCTTTTAGACCGACACAACAAGCATAACCAACCTGACATTCCTCAAGAACATCGACTCGGCTCCCTGGAGGAGCTGCCGTCACGGCTTCAGCAGCGTTTGGACTAATGCCTAACAGTCAAGTGTAAATCTACTCAGCCTGTCTGTGGTTCTGTTTAGGGAATCATTTCAGAGATAATAACCATGTTGACATCATCATTCACATGACAGATTCAATCCTCTTGACAGAAGTGTATAGAGATGAATTATGAATATCAGAGATtgtaatatataaaatatatgtacAGTGTGTAATTATGCATTTTAACTGTGAATACTTTGGAAGTAATAAATACTGATTCATTCCACGCTgtcttcaataataataattgccttttTCCATCAGATAAAGATGAGCGAGTaagaggcaagaaaaaaaagtaatttaaaataCTCCCATTATTCTTACACTAAAAGCATCTTAATGCATTGGTAGAAGTTGATACACAAAGCACTCAGGGTAAAGAGCACATGAGGAAAAACAATGACATTGAAAGTTGAAAGTCAAAAGATCAATTTAGAAGAGGTAAATCCTTGATATAGCATGAGCTAAGCATGGCAGATATTATTCTGGATGTACTTTTATTGGCTTATTTACCAGCTGATGAGTCACAAAAACTAATACAGAGATATCAAACACGTAATTTGGTTTGTCCATAAAGCACTGACAAGTTCAGCTGATCACAATTCCTCCACAACTAAGTTTCAAAAGCTGGGTTCATGTATACtggatgacattttttgaactcGTCTCTTTGCTTAGTGTATTGGTCTCAAAAGGCTACTCAGTTTCTAGTTTTTACATCTACCTGGATAAGCTGGTGCACTTTAAATTCCAATATTTTACAGAGATCATTTACTTTGAATGGACAGTACCAATCTGCAAATGCCTACATTGAAAACTGCACCTATTGAGAATCCAGTATTTTTAGAGCTTTACATTCAAGACATTTCAGCCTCGGTTGCATCAAATTTGAcctctgtcctttttttttttttttttttaaatctcagccTTGCAAGTCCCACCTTTATGGAAGCACAAAATGGTTTAAGTAGCCCTTAATCCCTCTGCCACAATAACTGCACCTCTAATGGGAGTGGAACTGCTGAAATTGGTGCATTAAATGGACAGAGAATGTATTTTCAAATAattatttcatgtcattttaggtgagaaaatgcaagaaagaaattaataataatgtagTTTCAGTGtgaatttctttctgtttgacttcattgtaaactgaatatcttagGATGCTGGTCAGAAATAAGACTTGAAGATACTGGATGGACATTTAGACAGTGGGTTTTCTGATATTTTGATGAACTGAATCATTGCTATAATAACTTTAATGTTTATATACTGTAACAGGAAAGATAAATGTTGCCTTGAATGGTTGCATGACTCTCACCTACAATTTTATTTTGGTCATTAAAGAAAGATCCACTAATTTTGGGGCTTAGTTCTTATGATTTTCCAAGCATTTGTAGTTGTCATCGTCTGTGGTTAAAGGGAGCACGGcacaaataaaaccaacaatTTTGGCCAGATGCATGAGGATAAAAACATGGAGAATCGTGTTCATTCGTCAGAGTACTGCTCAGTATCCAGTATTTTGTCAATTTCATCTACTGCCACTGTAAAATTGCATTTCTTTCCAGGTGATTTGAGTGATCTGAAGCTGCTAAGCTTTGATCGTTCCTAATGATTTGTTTCAGTGCTTAGCAGCAAAGAGAACCAGGCAGGGTTGCTTAACCCTAATACCTTTGTAAATACTCTTATTTCAAACCATCTGGTCAGAGGCAGACACTGGGAATGTTGGGCTGCGGATCAGAAGGGCCAGAGAAGCGGAGCAAAAAGCCCAGAGTGGCATTGCAATTCACAGCAGAGCTCCAGCGTCTTATGAGGGATAGGGATTGACATTTGTCCAAATCAGATTTAAAGAGTTCAAGAGAATTTCCTGATGTTCTACAAAACCGCCCTCCACAAGGCATCCACGAAATCCGAATCTACACCCTGTTCTTGCAAAGTATTCAACTCAAACCTTGTCTTTGCTTCAATTTGCTTCTCCTTTCATCCGTTTGTATGTTGAAGGGTATTGTGTATCTTTAGGCGAAGCACCCACAAGAGCTGCTTAATTCAAAGCTGGTTTAGTAGCTCAGCCAGACGGCTCTAAAGGGCTCCGCAGAAATCCAATTGCAGACATAATGGGATTGCGAAACAAATGAAGCCTCGCATGCGGAGAGCGAAAGGGAAGAACAGCATGTTGTGGGGGACACGATCCAAGTAACGCACAGGCAGGATGCACCATTATGTGGTGCACAGTGTTTTAACATGAATGGGTAAAGATTCTGTgacataaataaagaaaagacaaattggcaagtaaaagaaaaactgaatagCAATATGGAAGAGGGCCGAAACATTTCCTTCAGCTATAAAAGCACTCAAGAGTTGGGCTCTTTGTTCAAATGTGCCTGGGGTTCAGGGTTTTGCGTTGGCATTTCTGCGTCTTGAAATATTCAGTGGAAGAGGAAAATAGAGGAGCAGAGCATCAGAAAATTAGGGTAtttgaagagagagagagagagaaagaataaAGGAAAGAGCTTCAGATGTGAAAAGAATGTCACGCGATGAGTCCAACGACAGACATCAAAAACGCACTCAAACACACGCTTGCATATTTAATTCTTCATTGGGAAAACAAATAGACATAATGAGGCTTTCCAACTGTGACAACATAAATCTGATGAAGTAAAGGGATAGATGGTTTTCTATTGACACTCCGTGTATACATCGAATATTCCTccatttttcttatttacacTTCAGTGCtgtaataaacacaaacattctGCAATGCAAATATGATCAGATGCTGTAAACAAAGATGAGTGCATCATCCTCTCAGTCTTTTGGCATACAAATACCATCAcattcattttcttccacacacaaagcaagtgcacATGCTTTACATGAGTTTTTTAATTCCTGCTTTTTAATTCCTTCAGCAataactttttcatttttaatccaGAAGCTGAAATCAAGTCATAAGCAATGCTATAACACACCACTCTtctattttgtgttgttctaAAAATACCAGCTGCAATTTAAGTGCATGCATGCTTCAGGTGGATGTGTACCAACCTTTTTGCATacaggcagagagagacacagcTGTGTTTGGCATCTTTTGTACATGGATGCGTTTTCTAGTGACTACATTGTGAAGTGGGTGCAGTGGTTTTTTTTATAGACAGTGAGCAAGCTAAAAGAAAAGTGCAGTATTATAAAAGTAGTGTAGACTAAAGTGGCCACCCAGGAAGTGCATCTGTTGGTGCAGTTATAGCCTGCAATTCAAAGGTTCAAGTACAGCTcaggaataaaaaacaaaaccgaCAAATAATTTATTCTTCAGTAATAATACCGGAGTCGCCAagatctctttttttcctccaaatcacatcaaaacaaaatttcagacagttttaaatTGCAGTCTTTGTTGAGTGAAGTCCCGGAAACGAATATGCAGTCAGTCCAGTTGACAATTCCTACTCCTGTCAGGTGACGTGAGCTCCTTctttaaaaacagacactaaaatgtctttaaagcaTCAGTTTCCCCCAccataaattattaaaaatgtcatttgtgctTGTAGAGTTCTGATGAAAAAAGTGCAAAgatattaaaagacaaaaataggaaTTGGGGTCTCCTGACTTAAGTAAACGGATTGTTGTCATCACACAGCCCAAAATAAACGCCTCTCTCATTCGACATCCACACAGGATGATTAATGGCCCGGTACATAATTTCTGAAGTCCTCGAGGCGGTAAACAGTAATCGGGACACATGGAGCTCTTCCATGCAGGATTCAGTGGGAGCTTCCTTCTCAGAAGTTCAAACAGACTGTTGCAGTTCTGAGTGTATTTCCACGGAATCAACGAGGGAAGTGAACGCGTCCCTAGATCGTTGTAGTCCAGAGCTCCCAtttaatggagaaaaaaacaaacccatttAACCTCCCACATCAAGATGGCCTACCTCCGTCACACTGAAGATAACACAGCTTCGTCTCTGGTTGGTTGTACCACTTTGGATGCAATCCTGAGTGTTGGTGAGCCAGACAGATGACCACAACGAATCGCGATGCAAAGAGCTCAAGCAAGAAGTCTCAAaccactgaaaaacaaataataaaggTTTACTGTAGAATATCGAGACATAAAGAATGAGGTTGTCGATTTTCTATAGCTTCATTGTTGTCAATAAATCATGTAAAAACAACCCCAGAAAAGTACAAGAACATGTCCTACTAAGTACTGCAGTGCCATGTACATCCATTGTTGTCCAAAACCTGTTAGAACACAGGCATGAGCCACACTGAGTAAACACAGTCACTCTTTATTTTAGATCATACAGTGTCCTGTTGCTGTAACGATTGAATACAGCACAAAATGTGGACTATCTGCAGTTAGAGCCTCTAACAAAGACAATTATTCCAAAATACTGCAGTGCCCAGCCATGTATGGAAACTCgtttttttcataataaaacatATACCAGGACTCAACCCAATAGGTTCAAACTATTTACCAACTGCTAATCTTCACTGCATGTTATTCCTCTGGCCTCTTCTCTCATATTCATTGTTTCTCTTTACAATTCCTCTCTAATAAACACTAAAATGCCCCCCCAAAGTAATCTTTGAGCTAGATAAAGTTTGTGTCTGAACAGGCTGCACTTCCATCAGAAACAAAAGACTAATAAACAGACATCAGAAAGCACCGAAACAGACCAGaatatttgctttttacagGATTTGTcgacaattttaaaaaaatgtctaaaacataattttttgaCAACAATCACTATCATTCACAAATTCTTAAGGGATGCGATCTATCTGCATCATGCATGATGTAAATGTATGGTTGTGCACTAAACATAGTCAGTGTATGCAACATGTATTGGACGTCCACTCAGGTGATTTttcactgctgttcaaaagtttggggtcatccaaacaatttcatgttttccatgaaaactcactcttttattcatgtgctagcataattgtacaatggttttctaatcatcaattagcctttcaacgccattagctaacacaacgtggcaagaacacaggagtgatggttgctggaaatgttcctctgtacccctatggagatattccactaaaaatcagctgtttccagctagaatagtcatttaccacattaacaatgtctagactgtatttctttcaaaaataaggacatttccaagtgacctcaaacttttgaatgaatGCAAgtgcaaataaagaaataaagacagTTACCACTCTCAGATGGATGGCAGGACACGCCAGGCTTTTCTGCCACGTAGTGATGAGCGTAGCTCCGCCTGCGACAGTCCTGCCTCCACCAGCAGCTGAAGGAGAGAGCAGCTCATTAAAACTACTTAAAGATCACAGTGGCATCAAGTTCATTACTTCATTAGTTAAACAGAAATGGCCTGGCTTTACTGTTAATTATGTTCTAAACGCTGCACGGTTTGTCAGCTATGAACCCAGTGAACCTGTTCTGAAGTTAAATATGACATATTTCATATCATGCGACTTACTGTAAGACTGTACACAGCACCATGATGAGAACACACCCAATCACACACAATACCAGCACTGTGGCGACGGTCTGTTGCCTGTGATTGGTTGCTACTACAGCGAGCAGGTCTGCATGCTCACACCTCATCCCAACGAAGCCTGGATGACACCTGCAACAGAGGCggaaaatggaaatgaaaactGGGAGGTAATGGATTGTATATGAAGCAGCAGCCAATGATCACAGTATCACTGACAGGTAAAGTTCCAACACTTGTAGCTGTAACACTGAAGATCGCTTTGTTTTATCCAACATGCCCAAAATCACACCGCTAGCATGGACCTGAGAAACCAATAAGTGCTTCAATTTAATAAtgcatttacatttaatatagatttttaaaaagaaaaacacccacAGACACGTTGTCCAGTGAAGAACTTGAGATACTGATGTCTTGATAtgtacaaaatgtatttaacatttaaatctgTCCTCATTTGCAGTCATCTGGTGATGCTAAAGCCTTTTCAcctgaacagttttaaaacaaaatggtATGGAGCACACAGACATACAGGTTCAAAGCTTAACTAGACTTTGACATGACGTCATACAACTCATGTCTTCTTATTATctgcaacatgttttttttctgttcatttaattTAAAGCAGCTGCCTTTCTGCATCATTGAAAGTTTCCTCTTATCTGTGGCTTCTCACAAAACCTCTCAAGACATCATATCATCAAATCACCCCAGTTCCAGCGTTCCAGCACTGGTTACTGGACCAAACACCTATAGATCATCAAATTCCTCTGTTTCTGTTAACATATGGCAGCATTTTTGCTTCAACATTATGTACAAACTGCTGAGTTTAAACTAAAGACTAAAATACCGCATGTGAAATGTAAACATAGAATTCAAACGTTGTCGTGTACATGTAAAATGTTGTGAATACTGTTACGACGATGTCTCTCTGGTTTTTCAATTCTGTGAGTAGTTTCAGCTTTAGTGGTAAAACTCTGGATTTTTTAACGTCACAGTCACAACCAGTGGTATTTTAGGAGTAAAAATCCATTGACTTACACACATGCAGGTGCCTCCTCCAGTATCAGGAAGCGACATGTGCCGTGGAAGCAGAAATGCTGGTGGGAATCTGGACAGTCGTCGAAATGAGACCGAACAGCCGCTGCCACAAACTCTGTTAAAACAAGAGATAATGTTGCTGATTTTGATGAATAAAACACTGcttttgcattaaaatgtgacaCCAGTAACAAcaattaaatcattttagtGGGGTGGCTGTTTCTCTAGGACactttaaaagattttttttttttttgatatttgggtgcattattttaaattcaggcACAGATGTCAACCAGGAACCAacaggaggtcagaggtcacactTGGATCACAGAAGCTTCACTTGTCTGCCTTCACAATGCCTTAAATGCTTAAAGTCTGCTCCAGATTGGAATATTAAATGTAATCCAAGTGCCCAAATTCAGAATACAGGTGAATATCATAAACCTAAAATTAGCCTAAGCTCAGCAGAGAcctgaaacaacaacatgcaCTAAATCCTAAAGCTGACACCCACGTCACCAACGGTAGACTGAAGCCTTTTGTTCCCGGGTTGCGTGTGGATTTGTGGCGGCTTATATCTCTCACTGTACCTAGGAGGGACGGTTAGAGTCAAGAAAAGCCAAAAGGAGACTCccagtgagacaaaaaaccTCCATCCATCAATCTGAATTAAGACAGAGAACATCCAGGCAGGAACTAACATTCTCAAGAAGAAATTAAAGCCTTCAAAGcacctttttttcctccccctaAGCAGCTATCTCAGTTTTCACTCTGgcaaacaaaccaacaggaCAAAAATATCTGATTAAACGAGCACCCAGACAGAGCGGGGCATTTCTCACATGTAAGCTGTCAGACAAACTAACTGAGTCAGCAAGCATCCGAAACAGTCGCCACAGTGTGGAGCTCAGGGTGAGAAGGACGATGAACATCCAGACAGATAGCTGCATTACAGCCTTCGTCACACACTCCATTCCAACGGTAAATGGGCTTTTGGACTGCAGCCTACGTGCATTGTCTGCTTCTTTCAGACTCTGTGAAAGCCCTCTGTTGTCCCTGAGGCATCTGCCTACCAACTGCTCTCTCCTTCCATGTGATTTTGGCAGTTGAACGAGAGGAAcattcagaaagaaaacagcctTTAGGGCAAGTGAGGTGCTTTTTCAGATAATAATTTAATACCGTAGGTGCAGCTTTTGTCAAACAGATGAATACAGTGCTCATATATACCCCTCATGATCTTTAATTTGCTACAATTGCTGCCCTATCGCACGCTAAGAGGATCAATTATCAGCGAGCGCCACATTGTCTGCATAATGTTAATGCATTGGAGCAGGATGGGAAACAGTGCTGACTCCTGCTGTGATGCAGCGAGAGTGAATCAGTGGCTCCCAGGAGGATAACTGGTACAATTCATGGGAAGCACGCTGAACTTCTCCTGCATCTCCACACAATATGGCGGCAGGGAAACTTACTTTTAAGCGGGCGGATGGTTGTAGAGGcatcagcagcaggaatgagacTCTGGGTTGTGGAGTCTGTGCTGCTGGTTGCTGGAAAGCTGCTTGCTGAAATGTTGGGAGCATCAGCAGAGATGGTACTGATGGAAATGGGGGCATCAGTGGTTGTATTCGTCAGCTGTTCTTCAAATGTGAAGAAGGAACCTGTTAAAATATGATACAGTCCTGATGTAAAAATTGAAGGAATAGCAACAAGGAATTCTGACATTGGAAGCAATGCTGCAATGAGAACATGTGGCACATGAAATAATGTCTTTCTTCCTTTGAAATGCTTGGATCATGAGCTTGATTCTTGGATCTCCACATAGCATGACTCACTTTTAACTGCATCGATGCTAGTCTCTGCCGTTGTAATCGGCGTTACAGTTGAGTTGCTGGTGCCGGGCGGCACAGAGCT
Encoded proteins:
- the hdhd3 gene encoding haloacid dehalogenase-like hydrolase domain-containing protein 3, whose translation is MRAPLRWVLWDVKDTLLKVRTSVGEQYCREAERMGLSLNPVEVDTAFCQAYRHYSSKYPNYGVTQGLNGKTWWMGVVRDTLSQCRVQEPALLNTVAHNLYHHFSSAENWEVFPDSKKALESCSSLGLKLGVVSNFDNRLEAILRGCGLLSYFSFLITSEEAGVAKPSPAIFDQALQKCGVPADSIAHVGDHYVKDYLTSRSVGIHGFLLDRHNKHNQPDIPQEHRLGSLEELPSRLQQRLD
- the tgfa gene encoding LOW QUALITY PROTEIN: protransforming growth factor alpha (The sequence of the model RefSeq protein was modified relative to this genomic sequence to represent the inferred CDS: inserted 1 base in 1 codon) codes for the protein MMTRIFWDAILLISGSLFTFGAGQSSSAIIEANISINTNSTAALNTSSSSSVPPGTSNSTVTPITTAETSIDAVKSSFFTFEEQLTNTTTDAPISISTISADAPNISASSFPATSSTDSTTQSLIPAADASTTIRPLKKFVAAAVRSHFDDCPDSHQHFCFHGTCRFLILEEAPACVCHPGFVGMRCEHADLLAVVATNHRQQTVATVLVLCVIGCVLXHGAVYSLTLLVEAGLSQAELRSSLRGRKAWRVLPSI